GAGTTGCGGCCGAAGGTCGAAGCACTGGTCGAAGAGCTTCTCGACCGGATGGCCCGGCACGACGAAGTCGAATTCATCGAGTCCTTCGCCTACCCGCTTCCGGTCGCCGTCATCGCCGAGCTTCTCGGGGTGCCGACGGAGGACCGGGACCGATTCAAAACGTGGTCCGATGCGCTCACCGCCGTTCTCGATCCCTTGCAGGCACCCGACGGCCTGGGGCCGGCGGAACGGGCGTTCGCCGAGCTTTCCGAATATTTCCGGCACGCGCTCGAGACGCGAAGACGAGAGCCACGGGACGATCTTCTGGGCGTTCTCGCGCGCGCGGACGAGTCCGGAGACCGCCTGAGCGAGGTCGAAATTCTCTCCCTTTGCATGCTCCTTCTGGCTGCCGGGCACGAGACGACGACGAATCTCCTCGCGAACGCGCTCCTTGCCTTCGCGCGCTTTCCCGGCGAAGCTCGCCGCCTTCGAAAGGACCCTTCCCTCGCGCCGCTGGCCGTGGAGGAGTGTCTTCGCTACACGAGCCCCATCCAGCTCACGGACCGCGTGGCCCTCGAGGACCTGGAAATCGGCGGCCACCGCATCCGCAAACACCAGCTCGTCGGTCTCCTTCTCGCGGCGGCCAACCGCGACCCGGAAATCTTTCCCGACCCGGATCGCCTCGACGTCACGCGCGACCCCAACCCCCACCTGGCTTTCGGCCAGGGTACGCACTTCTGCCTGGGAGCTCACCTCGCCCGGCTCGAAGCGCAGATAGCCCTTCCGGCACTTTTCCGCCGTTTTCCCGACCTGCACGTGGACCCTCGCGTCGAATACCGGAGATCGATGGTCCTGCGGGCGCCCGCCTCGTTGCGCGTGCGGCTTTCGTAGCAGGTCGGCGGTTTTCCCCCGGCACGGGAACTTCCTGCGCCGCGGGGCGGTTTTCTCGGAAACGAAAGCGAAAGCGAGGACGAGCGACGGAGGAAAACGATGATGGACGACCGGAAGCCCCACGAGCAGAAGAAGCTGCTCCGGCCTGCGCTGCGGGTGCTCCCCACGCTGGCCCTTCTTTTCCTTCTCGCGGCACCGTCGGCCGCCACCACCTACAAGGTCGACCCGGACCACACGAGCGTCACCTTCCGCGTCCGGCACCTGTTCACCAAGGTCCAGGGACGCTTCGACCGCTTCGAGGGAAAAATCGTCTTCGACCCGTCCGAGCCCCGCAAGGCACGGGTCGAAGGGTGGATCGACGTCGCCAGCGTCAACACCAACGTGGAAGAGCGCGACAAAGACCTCCGCTCCGCCCGTTTTTTCGACGCCGCCAAGTACCCGAAGATCGAGTTCCGGAGCACGCGCGTCCTCGAGGTAGCGAAAGACGGCAAGCACGGAAAACTCGAAGGCCAGCTCACGATCCACGGGGTGACGCGCCCGGTCGTGCTCGACGTCGCCTACCTGGGAGAGGCCACCGACCCCTGGGGCAACAAGCGGGCAGGATTTTCCGCGAAAACCACGATCGACCGGAAGGACTTCGGCCTCACCTGGAACGAAGTGCTGGAAACGGGTGGCGTGCTCGTCGGAGAAGAAGTGGAAATCGAGATCCAGGCCGAAGGGCTCGTCGAGGAGTGACGGAACGGGGATCGGCGGCGAGGTCCCGAGCGAACGCCGGGCTCGCCGAAGCGAAGCGGCGCGAACGAGACACGAATCGAGACGACACCGAGACAACGCAAAGGAGGTTCGGAAACATGAAGGGAAAGCATTCCAGGACCCTCGTTCTGGCATCGGCCGTGGCCGGTCTTCTCGCCGGTACCGCACTGCCCGGTACCGCGCATGCGGATCGGGCGCAGGCGGACAAGGTGAAGTGCTACGGCATCAACAAGTGCAAGGGCATGGGTGCCTGCGGCGGAAAGGGCCACTCGTGCGCCGGAAAGAACGCCTGCAAGGGCCAGGGTTACCTCGAGCTCGATCGGGAAACCTGCCTCAAGATCGAGGGCGGGCGCCTCACGCCGGAACCCCCGAAAAACTGAACGCTCGGACAGGTCCCGGAAGTCGCTCCGGTGCCGGTGGTTGTCCCCGGCACCGGAGTCTTCCGCGCGGCACCACGTGCCCGGAGATCCGCGACGATCCCGGCCTCCTCGAGGACCCGGTCGGAGCCGGAAGCTGCCGGCTCGCGCGTGCGGTTTCTTCCCGCTGCCGCCCCTCCGCCCTTACCGGCGCCGGGAACGGCCTCGGCCGCGCCCCTTCGCACCCGGAACCCGACGCGGTCATCGAAAAGGTGCTGACATCCTTTTTCCTCGGGGAGTCCGGGGACGTAGCCCTAATCTACCGGAATTCTCCGGGTTGACACCGCACGCCCGCCGCGGCAATGCCGTGGCGTGACGAGGAGCCGGCTCCGGCCTTTCGCCCGCGCGCTGCTGCCGCTTTTTCTCTGCGCGGCGGTCCGCCCGCTTCTTCCGTTCTACCGGCACGAACATGCCGGAGGATCGCACGCTCACGAACACGCCGTCTCTTTTCTTCCTTTTTCTTCCGCCCATCCCGAACACGACGACCACGAGTGCGAGCCCGACCGAGCTCGGAACGTCGCCTCGCGCGACCTCCCCGCCGGCGCGCCCCACTTCGGGCGGGCGAACAACGAGCACACGCACGCCGACACCCCGTACTTCCCGAGCTGGATTCCGGAAAGTCCGGTCCTTCCCGTCCTCCACCCGGTCGGCGGCGAACCCCGACCCGCGGCCCCGAGCCCCGTCCTGCGCCCCCCCGCGAGGACGTTCTGCCGCGGCCCTCCCCTCCCGGCCGTCTGAGACAGGAATCCACCGTTCCGTCTTTCCGCACGGAGCGGAATCGACCCGACCTCGGATCGGTCTACGTCGCTCCGGCAACTCCAGCGACGAGGAGAGGAGGTGTCCATGCACGCTCGGGTTCTGGGTGTGTGGTCTCTCGTCGGCCTCGTGCTCGTCGGGCTCTCTCCGACCCGAGCACAGGAACGAGAACGACCAGAAGCGCTGCTCGAAGAAATCGTCGTCGAGGAAGAACGCCCGCTGTCGGCAGGCTCCGCGCAGGAAATCCGTGCGCTCGACTACCGGCTGCGGCCCCACGAGACGACGCAAGAAATCCTCAACAACGTTCCGGGCCTCGTCGTCGCCCAGCACCAGGGCGGTGCCAAGGCCATGCAGTGGCTCGTGCGCGGTTTCGACGCCGACCACGGGACCGACTTCGCCGTTTTCGTGGACGACCTGCCGGTCAACCTGCCGACGCACGGCCACGGGCAAGGGTACGCCGACACGAACTTCGTCATTCCGGAGACGGTCGAACGAATCCAGCTCTACAAGGGCCCCTACTTCGTCCGGTACGGAGATTTCGCCAACGCCGGAGCCCTCAACTTTCGCCTGAAGGATTCCTTCGAACGCCCTTTCGTCAAAG
The sequence above is a segment of the Candidatus Binatia bacterium genome. Coding sequences within it:
- a CDS encoding cytochrome P450; this encodes MERVFAERADFRRKVLFAVWGIARSALDKGWMMRLAQPVFGLFHPFHPEFRRDPYPFYRRLREEAPVYFSPVFRGWILSRHADVERVLRDPRFSVERERADFFRKLDLLGGVRPEFAEALRRNLLMLDPPAHTRLRRLVSQAFTPRRVEELRPKVEALVEELLDRMARHDEVEFIESFAYPLPVAVIAELLGVPTEDRDRFKTWSDALTAVLDPLQAPDGLGPAERAFAELSEYFRHALETRRREPRDDLLGVLARADESGDRLSEVEILSLCMLLLAAGHETTTNLLANALLAFARFPGEARRLRKDPSLAPLAVEECLRYTSPIQLTDRVALEDLEIGGHRIRKHQLVGLLLAAANRDPEIFPDPDRLDVTRDPNPHLAFGQGTHFCLGAHLARLEAQIALPALFRRFPDLHVDPRVEYRRSMVLRAPASLRVRLS
- a CDS encoding polyisoprenoid-binding protein, producing the protein MMDDRKPHEQKKLLRPALRVLPTLALLFLLAAPSAATTYKVDPDHTSVTFRVRHLFTKVQGRFDRFEGKIVFDPSEPRKARVEGWIDVASVNTNVEERDKDLRSARFFDAAKYPKIEFRSTRVLEVAKDGKHGKLEGQLTIHGVTRPVVLDVAYLGEATDPWGNKRAGFSAKTTIDRKDFGLTWNEVLETGGVLVGEEVEIEIQAEGLVEE